Genomic window (Nilaparvata lugens isolate BPH chromosome 7, ASM1435652v1, whole genome shotgun sequence):
TATCAGCTAAGAGAACTAAATCATCCGCATATAaaagtgaatttatttttgattctcCTACCATCAAGCCTCCGCCTAAACTCTCACAGATATCATATGTGaaaagattgaataaaattggggaTACCAAACAACCCTGTTTTAATCCGCTTACAAGCCTGATATCTTCTGTTACGCCCTTATCACACTATATAACTGAGGACGTATCTTCATATAAGGCTTTGACCATGCggacaaatttatttgaaactcCTATCTCTTGTAGAGTTTACGATCAGTTAGTCAACCATCTGGAGAATAATAAACTGATAACAAGTTTCCAACATGGGTTTAGGAAGGGGCGGAGTACTAACACAGCTATAGCCGACTTATGCAGCGCAATAAATGAGATCTGGGAGGATAAAAGGATAGCATCAGGACTATTTCTGGACCTCCAAAAAGCTTTCGATAATCTTGACCAAAATATACTGATTTCTAAGCTCAGACAGCTCAACATAAGCGAACTGGCCTTACGTTGGATCCAGAATTATTTCTCTGAGAGATTTCAATACGTGGACATATTATACCAGAACGAAACAAGCTTACAAAACATCCACTCATCTATGAAGAAAGTCACTAGGGGAGTACCTCAGGGGTCAATCTTAGGACCTCTTTTTTTccttatttatattaatgatttccCAGAGCTACTCACAGAAAACAAAACGTGCATCCTTTTTGCTGACGATACTACCATTATTTTACCTACCAATCAGAAAGCAAACAATAGTGGAGTTAGCCTAGCATTTGAAGAAGCCACATCAATCTGCAATAGTCTGAAACTCAATATCAACAAGAAAAAGACAACGCTCATCAACTTCACACCAAACAGCTGCAATAGAGAGGATGAGGAGTTGAGAGAGGACAGCATGCTGGCGGTGGGCTCTACTAAGTTTCTTGGTGTGATGGTCGATAAGAACTTGAGCTGGAAACAGCATTGCGACTACTTATCTAAGAAATTATCCTCAGCACTTTATGTGATACGACGAATAAGAAATACTACGGATgaaaaaacggctctaactgcTTACTATTCGCTGTTTACTTCGCACCTGCGATATGGTATTGTTGCCTGGGGAGCTGCACCCCAAAACTGTATTGACCAAATACTTAGAATAGGCTACAAAAAAAGGCAATAAGAGCAATTTTTCAAACGAATGTAATTGAGCACTGCAGGCCTCTGTTTctggaaaacaaaatttttacagtaatatctATATACATCTTGGAAACTATAATACTAGCAAAAAACTCAAATCCACCTTTAAGAGGCAATCAACATAGCtgcaacacaagaaataagacCAATATGAATATCACTCGGCACCGACTAGATAAATTTCGAAGATCTCCAATTTGCACAGGATCACGATTCTTCAACCTTCTCCCGCTACATCTCAAAACTATTGAGAGCAAAAAATTATTGTctcagaattaaaaaaatactgatTGTAAGGCCATATTATGCAGTTCTGAATACACAGAGGAACATACTTTCCAGCACTTGCGAAAATAAACTATTAAGATTTGACAattagattatttatattaaaaataaataaatattttttttatttatatcaaattttgatattgagataataataaaacttgacaTTCCCCGGTCAATTGACTGTGGCGAGAACTGAAACTGAAATGAAATGAACTGAACTAAAACGCTGTATTGATAATGATAAGTGGGTTAAATGCTCCACGTGATTCCAGGTTTCCGCCAGNNNNNNNNNNNNNNNNNNNNNNNNNNNNNNNNNNNNNNNNNNNNNNNNNNNNNNNNNNNNNNNNNNNNNNNNNNNNNNNNNNNNNNNNNNNNNNNNNNNNGGCCGATCAGCAGTGATTCAGGCTTCAGGAAATCAAGGCGTTAGCggaaaagaaacgtttacgctcGCTGAGCATTCTCGCGGTAGCTATCGACAAACCGATACTCTGACAGTTATGTCGACCATATTTTATCTTTTGTTGACTTTGCGCATTTCAAACCGCTGAAGCTGTTGGTGACTCGGGGCATGGTACTGCCGGGCGGGTCATAGACGCTATTGAACACCGTTTCAGCAGCATAAGGTACCGTTGGAATTCATCAAGATTCAACATGAGCCCGATGGCAATTTTCCGCGAGGGGTCCCTAATCCGCTTTTACCAGCGCCGTCAAGACACGATGGAGGCGATATTGCACCATGCGCGGATATGGGGATCGCCTTCGATGGCGATGCTGATCGCTGTTTTCTGTTTGATAGTAAAGGCCATTTTATCGAGGGCTACTATATAGTCGGTTTGTTGGCTGAGGCGTTTCTAGCCAAGCGGACAGGAGAGAAGGTCGTTCACGATCCGCGATTGATTTGGAATACCGTTGAGATCGTTGAGAAGCTGGCGGTATTCCTGTGATGTCGAAAACCTGACACGCTTTCATCAAGAACGAATGCGAGCTGAAGATGCGATCTATGGTGGTGAGATGAGTGCGCACCACTATTTCCGCGACTTCTATTACTGTGATAGCGGTATGATCCCCTGGTTAATGTCGCCGAGATCATGTCTCTGAAAGATCGCTCGTTGGAACAGCTGGTTGCGGAACGTATCCGCGCCTATCCTTCTTCCGGTGAGATTAACTCGTCCTAGTTCCTGCGACACCCGCACTCGATATGATCGAGCGCCATTATCGAGATCAGGCCTTAGAGGTTGATAAGACGGATGGGATCAGCATGATCTTTACCGACTGGCGGTTCAATTTGCGAGCGTCAAACACGGAACCTTTGCTCCGTCTCACGTTGAATCGCGGGGTAACCGCGACTTAATGGAGCGAAAAACGGAGGAAATTCTCGCGCTAGTAAACAGCCGAATATAAGGCTTCCCATTATCAGGGAAGCCTGTGTGCATTATTTCTGATGCCGCTCGCGCAGCCGCCGATCACCGCGCTCAGATCCAGATCCTGGTCCTGCAGCAGCACCAGCAGGTGATAGATCAGGTCCGAAGCTTCGTTGGTCAGCTCTTCGCGATCGTTGACCGTGGCGGCCAGCGCGGTTTCCACGCCTTCCTCCCCGACTTTCTGCGCGATGCGCTTGGTGCCGCTGGCATACAGGCTGGCGGTGTACGAGCTGTCCGGGCTGGCGTGCTTGCGCTCCGCCACCAGCTGCTCCAACTGATAGAGGAACGTCCAGTCGCTGGCGGCCGGGTGGAAGGCTGCTGTTGCCGAGGTGGCAGGTCGGGCCGAGGGTTGGCCAATACCAGCAGCGTGTCGTTATCGCAGTCCGGTGTAATGCTGAGCACCTTGAGGAAATGGCCGGAGCTTTCACCCTTGGTCCACAGACGCTGCTTGGTGCGTGAGAAGAAGGTGACGTTACCGCTCTGCTCGGTGGTCGCCAGCGCTTCCTGCGTCATGTAACCCAGCATCAGCACTTCGCCGGAAACGGCGTGCTGCACGATGGCCGGCATCAGGCCGTCGGTTTTTCCCCAGTCCAGCTGGTTCTCTGTTGTTCTGTCAGCACACGCGAATCTCCACGCCTTGTTCAACCAGGAACCTTTTCAGTTCGCCGATATTGATGATTTGTTTGTGGAACACCGACGCCGCCAGCGCGCCGTCGACGTCCGCATCACGGAACGCTTCCAGGAAGTGCTCCATGGTGCCCGCGCCGCCGGAGGCGATCAGCGGCACCTTGCAGGCCTCGCGCACCGGCGCAGCTGCTGCAGATCGTAACCGTTGCGCACGCCGTCCTGGTTCATCATGTTCAGCACGATCTCACCGGCGCCGCGACGCTGCACTTCCTGTACCCAGTCGAGGGTTTCCCACTGGGTGATGCGGGTGCGGCTCTCATCGCCGGTATATTGGTTGACGTGATACTTGCCGGTTTCACTGTCGAACCAGGTGTCGATGCCTACCACGATGCACTGCACGCCGAAGCGTTCCGCCGGCGGCTAATCAGCTCAGGATCGGCCAGCGCCGGCGAGTTGATTGAAATCTTGTCGGCGCCGAAAGACAGGTCTGGCTGGCGTCCTCGGCGCTTTTTAATGCCGCCGGCGACGCAGAACGGAAATCAATCACCTCCGCCACGCGCGATACCCAGCTTTTGTCCACCACCCGGCCGTCGCTCGAGGCGGTGATATCGTAAAACACCAGCTCGTCCGCACCTTCTTGCGCATAGCGCTGCGCCAGGGGCACGATGTCGCCGATGATTTCGTGGTTGCGGAACTGCACGCTTTCCCACTTGCCCGTCTTTAAACATCCAGGCACGGGATTATCCGTTTTGCCAGCATGCGATCGCCTCCTCAACGCTAAATTTACCTTCCAGCAGGGCGCGCCCACGATCACGCCGGCAACGCCGCTGCCGCGCAGCGGGCGATGTCGTCCAGATTGCCGATGCCGCCCGAGGCCTGGAAGGCCACCTGCGGATAACGGCGGCCGATCTCCTGATACAGCGCCACGTTGGACCCGGCCAGCGTACCGTCGCGCGAAATGTCGGTGCACAGCACGTGCTTGAGCCCGTAGGGCAGGAACTGCTCCACCACCTGTTCCAGCGTGGCGTGGAATCCTCCTGCCAGCCGCTGATGGCCACGCGTTTCACGCCCTGCGCGTCGATGCGCACGTCCAGCGCCAGCACCAGCGCGTCGGCGCCGTAGCGCTCGAACCAGCTCTGCACCAACTGCGGCTGTTTCACCGCGGTGGAGCCGATCACCACGCGCGTGGCGCCGGCCTCCAGCAGGGCGCTGACGTCCTGCTCATTGCGGATGCCGCCGCCGACTGCACCGGTACGTCAACCCCCGCCAACAGCTTGCGCAGCAGCGGGATCTGGCGCGCCGCCGGATCCTTGGCGCCGGTCAAATCGACCAGGTGCAGCACCTGGGCGCCCTGTTGTTGATAGTCCTGCAGGCGCAGCAGCGGATCGTTGCCGTAGTCGCGCTGTTGGCCGTAATCGCCCTGATGCAAACGCACCACGTTGCCGTCGATCAATCCAAAGCCGGAATAATCATGCTGCCTACATCTCCAGAAAGTTTTTCAACAGTTGCGCGCCGGCCGCTCCAGATCGTTCTGGATGAAACTGCACGCCGAAGAAGTTGTCTTTTTGCACGGCGGCGGTGAAGGGCTCGCCGTAGTTCGCCTGGGCGATGGTACTGGCATATCGGCATCGCATAGCTGTGAACGAAATAGAAGTAGGCGCCGTCATCGATGCCGCGGAACAGATGGTGGCCCCCTGCGCGGACACCTGGTTCCAGCCCATGTGCGGCAGCGGCAGGCCGAAGTCGGTCATCTGCTTGACCGGCGTATCGATGAGGCCGAGCGTGGTCACGCCGCCGTTCTCTTCGCTGCTGGCCGCCAGCAGCTGCATGCCGAGGCAGATGCCCAGCACCGGCTGCGTGCAGGCCCTGATCAGTTCGATCAGATCGCGCTCGCGCAGTTGATCCATCGCCGCCTGTGCGGTGCCGACGCCCGGCAGGAACAGCTTGTCGGCGCGCAGCACGATCTCCGGATCGCGGCTCACCTCCGGCTGATAGCCCAGGCGCCGCACCGCGTAGGTGACGGAGGCCAGGTTGGCGCAGCCGGTATCCAAAATCACCACGTTCATCACAGCACTCCTTTCGAGCTCGGCAGGTATTGCCCTCGACGCGGATCGCCTGGCGCAGCGTGCGGCCAAACACTTTGAACAGGCTCTCGACCCGGTGGTGGTCGTTTTTGCCCTTGGTCTTCAGGTGCAGCGTGCAGCCCATGGTGTAAGAGAGCGAACGGAAGAGTGCTCGACCATTTCGGTGCTGAGATCGCCGACGCGCTGATAGTTGAACTCGGCCTGTACTCCAGGTGCGGGCGGCCGGAGATATCCAGCGCGCAGCGCGCCAGGCATTCGTCCATCGGCAACACGAAGCCGAAGCGGGCGATGCCGCGCTTGTCGCCGAGCGCCTTGTTCAGCGCTTCACCCAGCGCCAGGCCGTGTCTTCCACCGTGTGGTGATCGTCGATATACAGATCGCCTTTGACGTCGATCTCCATGCGGAAGCCGCCGTGGGTGGCGATCTGATCCAGCATGTGATCGAAGAAGCCGACGCCGGTTTTGATCTTGCTGCCGCCTTCGCGATCCAGCCACCGTTGACGTCGATCTGCGTCTCTTTGGTCACGCGATTAACCCGCGCGTGGCGATCGCGCAGCGTCAGCTGGCGCACGATCTCTTTCCAGCCCAGCACGCCGCGCTGGTAGCGCAGAGCCCTGGATGCCCATGTTTTCTGCCAGCTGCACGTCGGTCGGCCGATCGCCGATCACGTAGCTGTGGGCGGCATTCGCACGCCGGGTTCGAGGTAACCCTTCACCAGCGCGGTTTTCGGCTTGCGGCAGTCGCAGTTGTCCGCCGGCAGGTGCGGGCAGATCAGCACATCGGCGAACTGAATGCCCTGCGAGCTGAGGATCTGCATCATCAGGTTGTGCGGCGGGTCGAAGGTTTCCTGCGGGAAACTGGCGGTGCCGAGCCCATCCTGATTGGTGATCATCACCAGCTGATACCCCGCCTGTTGCAGCGCCAGCAGGGAAGGGATCACGTCCGGCTCGAGCGCCAGCTTGTCCAGGCGGTCAACCTGGAAATCTTCCGGTGGCTCGGCGATCAGCGTGCCGTCACGATCGATAAAGAGGATTTTTTGGTTCACTTGGCTCCTGGCGAGTCTGGTTGGCGCCGGGCAGGGCGGACAAGGCGTCCACCACGCGTTGACATTCGTCGCGGGTGCCTATGGTGATGCGCAGGCAGCCGGACAACCCGGGCTGTTTGTTTTGGTCTCGTAAGATAATGCCCTGATCCCACAAGCTTTTAAACACATTACTTGAGGCGGTGAAGCGGGCCAGCAGGTAATTGCTGTCGCTGGCGAAAACCTGCTCGACGCAGGCGCATTTTTCCAACTGTTGCTGCAGCCAGCTGCGGGTGGCGGCAATGTCGGTGACGCGCTGGCGCATGGTGCGGATACCTTCTTCGCTCAGCGCCTGCGCGGCGATATCCGCCACCGGCGTCGAAAGCGGGTAAGGCGCGATCACTTTCAGCAGCAGGGCGATCAGATCTTCGTTCGCGAGCGTAAAGCCGCAGCGCAGGCCGGCCAGCGCAAAGGCCTTCGACAGCGTGCGCAGGATAGCCAGGTGCGGATAGTCGCTCAGCCACCCGGCCACCGAGGCCTGCGGGCAAAACTCGATATAGGCTTCGTCCACCGCGACGATCGCCTTGCCTTTGGCCAGCTCCAGCAGGTTGCGCAGAGAGTCCGGATCGATCAGGTTGCCGGTCGGGTTGTTCGGGCTGCAGACGTAGATCAGCTTCACGTTGTCCATGCTGTCTGCGATGGCCGGCAGATCCAGCTGCCAGTCTTCTTTGGCGGCTACGGTGCGGCGCTCCACGCCGAAGGTTTCGGCGCTGACGGCGTACATGCCGTAGGTCGGCGGCAGAACAAGATGGCGTCTTTACCCGGCTCGCAGAAGGCGCGGATCAGCAGCTCGATGCCTTCATCGGCGCCGCGGCTGACCAGCACCTGCTCTTTCTTCACCCGGCGTAGGCGGCGTAGCGTTCGATCACCAACGCCGGCTGGCACTCCGGATAGCGGTTGAAGGTTTGCGCGGTCAGCTGGAACTCGGGCGCGATCGGGTATTCGTTGGCATTGAGCCACACGTCGCCCTTACCGCCGAGGCGACGCGCCGATTGATAAGGGTCAGCTCGCGAACGTTGGCGCGCGCCAGTTTTTCGATGCTCATGCTTGCTCCTTCAGGGCGGCGACGCGCAGGTCACGGCGTTCTTGTGGGCGATCAGCTGCTCGGCGGCAGCCAGCGTCTCGATGGTGGCGGCCAGGTTGCTGAAGCCCTGCGGCGTCAGCTCCTGCACCGTCATGCGTTTTTGAAAATCGGCCAGCCCCAGGTGGAGCAGGTGGCGGTGTAGCCGTAGGTCGGCAGCACGTGGTTGGTGCGGAGGCGTAATCGCCGGCGGACTCCGGCGACCAGTCGCGAGGAACACCGAGCCAGCGCTGGTGATGCCGTCTACCAGCTCGCGCGCATTGCGGGTCTGAATGATCAGGTGCTCCGGCCGTAGCGGTTGCTGATGGCCACGCACTCAGGCAGATCGCGCGCTACGATCAGGCGGCTGCTCGCCAGCGCCTGGCGGGCGGTCTCGGCGCGCGGCAGCTCGGCCAGCTGGCTTTCCACCGCTTCGGCCACTGCCTGCGCCATTGCCGCGTCCGGCGTCAGCAGGATCACCTGCGAATCCGGGCCGTGTTCGGCCTGCGACAGCAGATCGGAAGCGACGAACGCCGGGGTGGCGCCGGCGTCGGCGATCACCAGCACCTCCGAAGGCCCGGCCGGCATGTCGATAGCCGCGCCGTCGAGACGCTGGCTGACCTGTCGCTTGGCTTCGGTCACGAAGGCGTTGCCCGGCCCGAAGATTTTCGCCACGCGCGGTACGCTTTCGGTGCCGAACGCCAGGGCGGCGATCGCCTGCGCGCCCCCGACCTGAAACACTTCCTGCACGCCGCACAGCTGCGCCGCATACAGGATCTCATCGGCGATCGGCGGCGGCGAGCACAGCACCACCCGGCGGCAACCGGCGATGCGCGCCGGCCGTCGCCAGCATCAGCACGGTGGAGAACAGCGGCGCCGACCCACCGGGAATATACAGGCCAACCGAGTCGATTGGGCGGGTCACCTGCTGGCAGCGCACGCCCGGCTGCGTTTCGACGTCCACCGGCGGCAGTCGCTGCGCGTTGTGGAAAGTGTCCACGTTGGCGACGGCCACTGCCATCGCCTTTTGATGTCATCGCCCAGTCGGGCGCAGGCGGCGGCGATCTGCTCGGCGCTGACGCGCAGCGCGGCGACGTCCGCCTTGTCGAAACGGGCGCTGTAGTCGCGCAGCGCCCGATCGCCGTTGGCCTTCACGTTGTCGAGGATCTCGCTCACCGTGCGGGTGATGCTGTCGGAAGCGGCGATTGCCGGGCGCATCAGCAGCTCGGCCTGGCGTTCGGCGCTGCACGTTGCCCAATCGATCGGCGTGTTGAAGGTCGACATGGCGTTACTCCATCATCTTTTCAATCGGCAGCACCAGAATCGAGCTGGCGCCGAGCGCTTTCAGTTTTTCCATGGTTTCCCAGAACAGGGTTTCGCTGCTCACCATGTGCATCGCCACGCGGTTCTGCGCGCCGGCCAGCGGCAGAATGGTCGGGCGCTCGGCGCCCGGCAGCAGCGCGACGATCTCGTCCAGCTTCTCGCTCGGCGCGTGCAGCATGATGTATTTGGATTCGCGCGCCTGGATCACGCCCTGAATGCGGGTCATCAGGCGGTCGATCAGCTGCTGCTTGGCTTCCGGCATTTCACCGTCGCGCTGAATCAGGCAGGCCTTGGAGCGGTAGATCACTTCCACTTCGCGCAGGCCGTTGCCTCCAGCGTGGCGCCGGTAGAGACCAGATCGCAGATGGCGTCGGCCAGGCCGGCGCGCGGCGCCACTTCCACCGAGCCGTTCAGCAGGCAAGATTTAAAGCGCACGCCCTGCTTGTCGAGGTATTGCTTCAGCAGTGCGGGAAGAGGTGGCGATGCGGCGTCCTGCAGGTTTTGCGGACCGGTATATTCGGCATCGAGCGGGGTGGCCAGCGACAGGCGGCAGCCGCCGAAATCGAGGCGGCGCAGGGTGAAGTA
Coding sequences:
- the LOC120352270 gene encoding histidine biosynthesis bifunctional protein HisIE-like; this translates as MEHFLEAFRDADVDGALAASVFHKQIINIGELKRTTENQLDWGKTDGLMPAIVQHAVSGEVLMLGYMTQEALATTEQSGNVTFFSRTKQRLWTKGESSGHFLKVLSITPDCDNDTLLLEQLVAERKHASPDSSYTASLYASGTKRIAQKVGEEGVETALAATVNDREELTNEASDLIYHLLVLLQDQDLDLSAVIGGCASGIRNNAHRLP
- the LOC120352271 gene encoding imidazole glycerol phosphate synthase hisHF-like; translation: MNVVILDTGCANLASVTYAVRRLGYQPEVSRDPEIVLRADKLFLPGVGTAQAAMDQLRERDLIELIRACTQPVLGICLGMQLLAASSEENGGVTTLGLIDTPVKQMTDFGLPLPHMGWNQVSAQGATICSAASMTAPTSISFTAMRCRYASTIAQANYGEPFTAAVQKDNFFGVQFHPERSGAGDYGQQRDYGNDPLLRLQDYQQQGAQVLHLVDLTGAKDPAARQIPLLRKLLAGVDDVSALLEAGATRVVIGSTAVKQPQLVQSWFERYGADALVLALDRLAGGFHATLEQVVEQFLPYGLKHVLCTDISRDGTLAGSNVALYQEIGRRYPQVAFQASGGIGNLDDIARCAAAALPTGKWESVQFRNHEIIGDIVPLAQRYAQEGADELVFYDITASSDGRVVDKSWVSRVAECIVVGIDTWFDSETGKYHVNQYTGDESRTRITQWETLDWVQEVQRRGAGEIVLNMMNQDGVRNGYDLQQLRRCARPARCR
- the LOC120352272 gene encoding histidinol dehydrogenase-like, giving the protein MSTFNTPIDWATCSAERQAELLMRPAIAASDSITRTVSEILDNVKANGDRALRDYSARFDKADVAALRAMAVAVANVDTFHNAQRLPPVDVETQPGVRCQQVTRPIDSVGLYIPGGSAPLFSTVLMLATAGAHRRLPPGGAEVFQVGGAQAIAALAFGTESVPRVAKIFGPGNAFVTEAKRQVSQRLDGAAIDMPAGPSEVLVIADAGATPAFVASDLLSQAEHGPDSQVILLTPDAAMAQAVAEAVESQLAELPRAETARQALASSRLIVARDLPECVAISNRYGRST
- the LOC120352273 gene encoding ATP phosphoribosyltransferase-like gives rise to the protein MPIDILRVRDDDIPGLVMDGVVDLGIIGENVLEEELLSRRAQGEDPRYFTLRRLDFGGCRLSLATPLDAEYTGPQNLQDAASPPLPALLKQYLDKQGVRFKSCLLNGSVEVAPRAGLADAICDLVSTGATLEATACAKWK